Proteins encoded in a region of the Halothiobacillus diazotrophicus genome:
- a CDS encoding D-hexose-6-phosphate mutarotase, with amino-acid sequence MIALERLNQQFADGKHIAFVKIGELILAKIDTSVARAMVAVQGAQVVEWQPAHEDLPVVWRANDPLYETGKSIRGGVPICWPWFGDHPTLTLAHGFVRTRDWQLMHVHTAPDHTVSLHWRITDSPDTLALWPHTFELDAIMHIGSDLRIQLVTHNTGPEPFSITQGLHTYLKVGDARSIVIRGLEATYYLDKLKGYARDYQDDMITIHGAVDRIYFGTNHAVEIEDGELDRLIQIDKEGSYSTVVWNPDDRVPSGMRPEESKDMVCVEAVNAADDTVSVAPDESRILGTRISTRRLT; translated from the coding sequence ATGATCGCGCTTGAGCGACTGAATCAGCAATTTGCCGATGGAAAGCACATCGCGTTCGTCAAGATCGGCGAACTCATTCTGGCCAAGATCGATACCTCCGTTGCCCGTGCCATGGTGGCCGTTCAGGGCGCGCAGGTCGTTGAATGGCAACCGGCCCACGAAGATCTGCCTGTGGTCTGGCGCGCGAATGACCCCCTGTATGAAACGGGAAAATCCATTCGGGGCGGCGTCCCCATCTGCTGGCCCTGGTTCGGGGATCACCCGACGCTCACCCTGGCCCATGGTTTCGTCCGGACACGCGATTGGCAACTGATGCACGTACACACGGCACCGGACCATACCGTCAGCCTGCACTGGCGCATCACGGATTCGCCGGACACCCTGGCCCTCTGGCCGCACACGTTCGAACTGGATGCCATCATGCACATTGGTTCGGATCTGCGTATCCAGCTCGTCACGCACAACACGGGGCCTGAACCCTTCAGCATTACGCAGGGGCTGCACACCTACCTGAAGGTGGGGGATGCACGCAGCATCGTGATCCGGGGGCTTGAGGCGACCTATTATCTCGACAAGCTCAAAGGCTATGCCCGCGATTATCAGGACGACATGATCACCATTCATGGCGCGGTGGACCGCATCTACTTCGGCACCAACCACGCCGTCGAAATCGAGGATGGGGAACTGGATCGCCTGATTCAGATCGACAAGGAAGGAAGCTACTCGACCGTGGTCTGGAACCCGGACGACCGGGTTCCCTCCGGCATGCGCCCGGAAGAATCGAAGGACATGGTGTGCGTGGAGGCTGTCAATGCCGCCGATGACACCGTCTCCGTGGCCCCGGACGAGAGCCGGATTTTGGGTACGCGGATCTCGACCCGACGCCTGACCTGA
- the moaD gene encoding molybdopterin converting factor subunit 1 encodes MSVTVKFFAGLREQIGLEEIRTPTVPATVQEAWQQVTDRPRPANVLAAVNHEYVAFDHALADGDEVAFFPPVTGG; translated from the coding sequence ATGAGCGTGACCGTAAAATTTTTTGCCGGACTGCGAGAGCAGATCGGCCTTGAGGAAATCAGGACGCCGACCGTCCCCGCCACCGTCCAGGAGGCCTGGCAGCAGGTTACCGACCGGCCTCGACCGGCGAATGTCCTGGCCGCCGTGAACCACGAATACGTCGCCTTCGATCATGCCCTGGCCGACGGCGACGAAGTCGCCTTCTTTCCGCCGGTAACCGGAGGCTGA
- a CDS encoding isoamylase early set domain-containing protein — translation MALVKKSLKTRPVCKVTFSLHPPVSTEAKTVALVGDFNDWSKESLYLKSKSDGSFSVTVDLPTDQTFQFRYLIDGNRWENDDQADAYLPTPFGNDTNSVVRT, via the coding sequence ATGGCACTGGTCAAGAAGTCACTTAAAACCCGCCCTGTTTGCAAGGTCACCTTTTCACTCCACCCGCCGGTCAGCACGGAAGCCAAGACCGTAGCGCTCGTCGGCGATTTCAACGACTGGTCCAAGGAAAGCCTCTATTTGAAGAGCAAGTCCGACGGATCGTTCAGCGTCACCGTCGATCTGCCCACCGATCAAACCTTCCAGTTCCGCTACCTCATCGACGGCAATCGCTGGGAAAATGACGACCAGGCCGACGCATATCTGCCGACGCCTTTCGGCAACGATACCAATAGCGTCGTCAGAACCTGA
- a CDS encoding 6-phosphofructokinase, whose product MQHNILYAQSGGVTAVINASACGVVETAARHPMHFGKVFAARDGILGVLREELYDLSLEDPAELAALRHTPGGAFGSCRADLGTPESHPEQYARLIEVLRAHDIGTFIYNGGGGSMLTAAKIAHFARDQGLDLTVIGIPKTIDNDLPQTDTSPGFGSAAKYIATSIREVSRDLSAMAGTSTKVFILEVMGRHAGWLAAAAGLAFDVEESPLLLLFAEIPFNEAGFAEALRARVQCHGWCIVVVAEGLLCGNGEFCAQAQQSVIFGHEQLGGLAPQLAGLSRRLGFKTHWAVSDYFQRSARHLASRVDVDQAYACGSEAVTYALQGKTDVMVAIRRTSDEPYLWTLEGVPLDAVADIELPVPRTFIRADGYGITEAARRYMLPLIQGEDLPPFRHGLPVFATLRLQRVVQKLPRWTSSLG is encoded by the coding sequence ATGCAGCACAATATCCTCTATGCCCAGTCCGGGGGCGTCACGGCCGTCATCAACGCCAGTGCCTGCGGGGTCGTCGAAACGGCCGCCCGGCATCCCATGCATTTCGGCAAGGTCTTCGCGGCCCGGGACGGCATTCTCGGCGTCCTCCGTGAGGAACTGTACGACCTGTCGCTCGAGGACCCCGCCGAACTGGCCGCTCTGCGGCATACCCCGGGCGGCGCATTCGGTTCCTGCCGGGCCGATCTCGGTACCCCGGAATCGCATCCGGAGCAATATGCCCGTCTGATCGAGGTGCTCCGCGCGCATGATATCGGCACGTTCATCTATAACGGCGGCGGCGGTTCCATGCTGACGGCCGCCAAGATCGCCCATTTCGCCCGCGACCAGGGATTGGACCTCACCGTGATCGGCATTCCGAAAACCATCGACAACGACCTGCCGCAAACGGACACCAGCCCCGGTTTCGGTTCGGCCGCAAAATACATCGCGACCAGCATCCGCGAGGTGTCCCGCGACTTGTCCGCTATGGCGGGTACATCCACAAAGGTCTTCATCCTGGAGGTGATGGGGCGACATGCCGGCTGGCTCGCGGCAGCGGCTGGCCTTGCATTCGACGTCGAGGAGTCGCCCTTGCTGCTGCTGTTCGCCGAGATCCCCTTCAACGAGGCCGGATTTGCCGAGGCGCTTCGAGCTCGCGTGCAATGTCATGGCTGGTGCATCGTGGTGGTGGCCGAGGGGTTGTTGTGCGGCAACGGCGAGTTTTGCGCCCAGGCCCAGCAGAGCGTGATTTTCGGACACGAGCAGCTGGGCGGGTTGGCACCGCAGCTGGCGGGGCTTAGTCGGCGGCTGGGGTTCAAGACGCACTGGGCCGTGTCGGATTACTTCCAGCGTTCCGCCCGTCATCTGGCTTCGCGCGTGGATGTGGATCAGGCCTACGCCTGTGGGTCCGAGGCCGTTACTTATGCGCTACAGGGTAAAACGGACGTGATGGTCGCCATCCGACGTACGTCGGATGAGCCCTATCTGTGGACGCTCGAAGGCGTGCCGCTCGACGCGGTGGCGGATATCGAGCTGCCGGTACCGCGAACCTTCATCCGTGCCGATGGTTACGGGATTACGGAGGCGGCCAGACGATACATGCTGCCGTTGATTCAGGGCGAGGATCTGCCGCCGTTTCGGCACGGCCTGCCGGTGTTCGCGACGTTGCGATTGCAACGCGTCGTGCAGAAACTGCCCCGCTGGACTTCCTCCCTAGGATGA
- a CDS encoding flagellar brake protein, whose protein sequence is MSESDVIISTRSPRVIDKIFARHFEVRGYFWLIPEGQENFKSAVAMVGNDPDRRVFLVDQPGVIPLRHLRNCDRIKVQAVIDQLVSWFYVFRLTEKTEDGDRYFEIPYPESIDRLQRRNVFRVGIPPDVPTRIEFVQPTTSTVWVGRVNDLSAGGCSIAIRPDQAVGLDEGVVLPQVKIVIEGFVDTTVDLVIRNQRIVSEGEWIFGAQFTELPPLVAQQLDRAVMQLQRLMIG, encoded by the coding sequence GTGAGTGAGTCAGACGTCATCATTTCGACCCGAAGCCCGCGTGTGATCGACAAGATTTTCGCCCGGCATTTCGAGGTCCGGGGATATTTTTGGCTGATCCCTGAGGGACAGGAAAACTTCAAGTCGGCTGTCGCCATGGTCGGCAACGATCCCGATCGGCGGGTGTTCCTTGTCGATCAACCCGGGGTGATCCCGCTACGTCATCTCCGCAATTGCGATCGCATCAAGGTCCAGGCGGTCATCGATCAACTGGTGTCCTGGTTCTATGTGTTCCGGCTCACGGAAAAAACGGAGGACGGCGATCGGTATTTCGAAATACCCTATCCCGAAAGTATCGACCGCCTGCAGCGTCGAAACGTATTCCGGGTCGGCATACCGCCAGACGTGCCGACGCGGATTGAATTCGTCCAGCCGACCACGAGTACCGTTTGGGTGGGGCGGGTCAATGATCTGTCCGCCGGTGGCTGCTCGATCGCGATTCGGCCGGATCAGGCGGTGGGGCTTGACGAGGGTGTGGTGCTGCCTCAGGTGAAGATCGTCATTGAGGGCTTTGTGGATACGACGGTGGATCTCGTGATCCGCAACCAGCGTATCGTTTCGGAAGGGGAATGGATCTTTGGCGCTCAGTTCACCGAGTTGCCGCCGTTGGTCGCACAGCAGCTGGATCGGGCCGTCATGCAACTGCAGCGGCTGATGATCGGCTAA